One Prunus dulcis chromosome 8, ALMONDv2, whole genome shotgun sequence DNA window includes the following coding sequences:
- the LOC117637673 gene encoding type IV inositol polyphosphate 5-phosphatase 3 isoform X2 → MKPHSKNQQQRSWAEMCCLDWSCLQLFWPRVVMRKWLNISAKESDYSADTDADSDCDADSDTQEFPQRGRESRFKDIKEDESESDDASEALPRVRRRKSETFRAQYINTKELRVCATTWNVGGEIPPDDLDIDGWLDINEPADFYVIGLQEIVPLNAGNIFGAEDRRPITKWETIIREALDRVRPAASKVKSFSDPPSPSKYKPSGDVPDIEEEMLLQSDSDVGEEVHPLDDEPKDFGDSNDTSITSEIVNVDSQVPDFSDSSKPRMPIGQDLQRQSSSPKRLDRLYCLRTDDCSLDEETSSIQQNRKLTKMLSGSERIGLSWPEPPLNLLSQHLLDRRNSFRTMKSFKSSKSFRTHNSFKSATNDVTPEIALLAEIDLESLMKRKRRSSYVRIVSKQMVGIFLTVWVRRSLRKHIQNVKVSTVGVGVMGYIGNKGSISVSMSVYQTFFCFVCTHLTAGEKDGDEIRRNADVHEIHRRTHFHSFSDIGLPRSIYDHEKIIWLGDLNYRLNLSYEKTRELISKKEWSKLFENDQLARQFKKGRPFDGWSEGVLKFPPTYKYEANSEKYYGDDPKTGRRTPAWCDRILSYGQGMRLLSYRRAELKLSDHRPVTATYMAEVEVFSSRKLQRALTFTDAEIENEEISMDMGVDVGMNCLKLEQDISDWER, encoded by the exons ATGAAGCCCCACTCAAAGAACCAGCAGCag AGGAGTTGGGCTGAAATGTGTTGTTTGGATTGGTCGTGCCTACAGCTCTTCTGGCCCAGAGTCGTCATGCGCAAATGGCTCAACATCTCCGCCAAAGAATCCGATTACAGCGCCGACACCGACGCCGATTCCGACTGTGATGCCGACTCCGATACCCAAG AGTTTCCTCAACGGGGAAGAGAATCAAGGTTTAAAGACATTAAGGAAGATGAGTCTGAGAGTGATGATGCTAGTG AAGCGCTTCCAAGGGTACGAAGACGAAAGTCAGAGACGTTCAGGGCACAGTATATAAACACTAAGGAATTGAG AGTATGTGCTACAACATGGAATGTCGGAGGAGAAATTCCACCTGATGACTTGGATATTGATGGTTGGCTAGATATTAATGAGCCAGCTGACTTTTATGTGATTGG CCTTCAGGAGATTGTACCCTTAAATGCTGGAAATATCTTTGGTGCTGAAGATAGGCGCCCAATCACTAAGTGGGAAACAATTATTCGTGAAGCACTGGATAGAGTTCGACCTGCGGCAAGTAAGGTTAAATCCTTTAGCGATCCTCCATCTCCATCAAAGTATAAGCCATCTGGTGATGTCCCTGATATAGAAGAGGAGATGTTACTCCAAAGTGATAGTGATGTTGGTGAAGAAGTGCATCCATTGGATGACGAACCCAAAGATTTTGGTGACAGCAACGATACGTCAATCACTAGTGAAATAGTGAATGTTGATTCTCAAGTTCCAGACTTTAGTGATAGTAGCAAGCCACGCATGCCAATTGGCCAGGATTTACAAAGGCAAAGTTCTTCTCCAAAGAGATTAGATAGGTTATATTGCTTGAGGACCGATGATTGTTCATTAGATGAAGAAACTTCTAGTATCCAACAAAATCGAAAGTTAACCAAAATGCTTAGTGGGTCTGAAAGGATTGGTTTGAGCTGGCCGGAGCCTCCATTAAACTTGCTATCTCAGCACTTGTTAGACAGACGAAATTCCTTTCGAACAATGAAGTCTTTCAAGTCCTCTAAGTCTTTCAGAACCCACAATTCTTTCAAGTCAGCTACGAATGACGTGACACCAGAAATAGCTCTGCTTGCAGAGATTGATCTTGAGTCTCTAATGAAACGGAAAAGAAGATCATCATATGTAAGGATTGTAAGTAAGCAGATGGTTGGGATTTTCCTCACTGTATGGGTTCGTAGGAGCTTGCGTAAACATATTCAGAATGTAAAGGTGTCTACTGTTGGTGTTGGTGTCATGGGATATATTGGTAACAAG GGATCTATATCTGTCAGCATGTCAGTGTATCAGacgtttttttgttttgtgtgcaCTCACCTGACAGCAGGTGAGAAAGATGGAGATGAAATAAGAAGGAATGCTGATGTGCATGAAATACATCGAAGAACTcactttcattcattttctgatattgGACTTCCCAGAAGTATCTATGATCATGA aaaaataatttggttGGGCGATCTAAATTATCGCCTTAACTTGTCATATGAAAAAACACGAGAACTTATCTCCAAAAAGGAGTGGTCCAAGTTGTTTGAGAACGACCAG CTTGCACGACAATTTAAGAAAGGTCGTCCATTTGATGGATGGTCTGAGGGTGTTCTGAAGTTTCCACCAACATATAAATATGAGGCTAATTCAGAGAAGTACTACGGTGATGATCCGAAGactgggaggcggactccagCATG GTGTGACCGCATTCTTTCTTATGGCCAAGGAATGAGGTTACTGAGCTATAGAAGGGCTGAACTTAAACTTTCTGATCATCGACCAGTGACTGCCACATATATGGCCGAGGTTGAGGTGTTCTCTTCTAGGAAGCTTCAACGGGCCCTCACATTCACTGATGCAGAGATTGAAAATGAGGAAATCTCAATGGATATGGGTGTTGATGTTGGAATGAACTGCTTAAAATTGGAACAA GATATTTCTGATTGGGAGCGTTGA
- the LOC117637673 gene encoding type IV inositol polyphosphate 5-phosphatase 3 isoform X1, with product MHSESQMKPHSKNQQQRSWAEMCCLDWSCLQLFWPRVVMRKWLNISAKESDYSADTDADSDCDADSDTQEFPQRGRESRFKDIKEDESESDDASEALPRVRRRKSETFRAQYINTKELRVCATTWNVGGEIPPDDLDIDGWLDINEPADFYVIGLQEIVPLNAGNIFGAEDRRPITKWETIIREALDRVRPAASKVKSFSDPPSPSKYKPSGDVPDIEEEMLLQSDSDVGEEVHPLDDEPKDFGDSNDTSITSEIVNVDSQVPDFSDSSKPRMPIGQDLQRQSSSPKRLDRLYCLRTDDCSLDEETSSIQQNRKLTKMLSGSERIGLSWPEPPLNLLSQHLLDRRNSFRTMKSFKSSKSFRTHNSFKSATNDVTPEIALLAEIDLESLMKRKRRSSYVRIVSKQMVGIFLTVWVRRSLRKHIQNVKVSTVGVGVMGYIGNKGSISVSMSVYQTFFCFVCTHLTAGEKDGDEIRRNADVHEIHRRTHFHSFSDIGLPRSIYDHEKIIWLGDLNYRLNLSYEKTRELISKKEWSKLFENDQLARQFKKGRPFDGWSEGVLKFPPTYKYEANSEKYYGDDPKTGRRTPAWCDRILSYGQGMRLLSYRRAELKLSDHRPVTATYMAEVEVFSSRKLQRALTFTDAEIENEEISMDMGVDVGMNCLKLEQDISDWER from the exons ATGCATTCTGAATCACAGATGAAGCCCCACTCAAAGAACCAGCAGCag AGGAGTTGGGCTGAAATGTGTTGTTTGGATTGGTCGTGCCTACAGCTCTTCTGGCCCAGAGTCGTCATGCGCAAATGGCTCAACATCTCCGCCAAAGAATCCGATTACAGCGCCGACACCGACGCCGATTCCGACTGTGATGCCGACTCCGATACCCAAG AGTTTCCTCAACGGGGAAGAGAATCAAGGTTTAAAGACATTAAGGAAGATGAGTCTGAGAGTGATGATGCTAGTG AAGCGCTTCCAAGGGTACGAAGACGAAAGTCAGAGACGTTCAGGGCACAGTATATAAACACTAAGGAATTGAG AGTATGTGCTACAACATGGAATGTCGGAGGAGAAATTCCACCTGATGACTTGGATATTGATGGTTGGCTAGATATTAATGAGCCAGCTGACTTTTATGTGATTGG CCTTCAGGAGATTGTACCCTTAAATGCTGGAAATATCTTTGGTGCTGAAGATAGGCGCCCAATCACTAAGTGGGAAACAATTATTCGTGAAGCACTGGATAGAGTTCGACCTGCGGCAAGTAAGGTTAAATCCTTTAGCGATCCTCCATCTCCATCAAAGTATAAGCCATCTGGTGATGTCCCTGATATAGAAGAGGAGATGTTACTCCAAAGTGATAGTGATGTTGGTGAAGAAGTGCATCCATTGGATGACGAACCCAAAGATTTTGGTGACAGCAACGATACGTCAATCACTAGTGAAATAGTGAATGTTGATTCTCAAGTTCCAGACTTTAGTGATAGTAGCAAGCCACGCATGCCAATTGGCCAGGATTTACAAAGGCAAAGTTCTTCTCCAAAGAGATTAGATAGGTTATATTGCTTGAGGACCGATGATTGTTCATTAGATGAAGAAACTTCTAGTATCCAACAAAATCGAAAGTTAACCAAAATGCTTAGTGGGTCTGAAAGGATTGGTTTGAGCTGGCCGGAGCCTCCATTAAACTTGCTATCTCAGCACTTGTTAGACAGACGAAATTCCTTTCGAACAATGAAGTCTTTCAAGTCCTCTAAGTCTTTCAGAACCCACAATTCTTTCAAGTCAGCTACGAATGACGTGACACCAGAAATAGCTCTGCTTGCAGAGATTGATCTTGAGTCTCTAATGAAACGGAAAAGAAGATCATCATATGTAAGGATTGTAAGTAAGCAGATGGTTGGGATTTTCCTCACTGTATGGGTTCGTAGGAGCTTGCGTAAACATATTCAGAATGTAAAGGTGTCTACTGTTGGTGTTGGTGTCATGGGATATATTGGTAACAAG GGATCTATATCTGTCAGCATGTCAGTGTATCAGacgtttttttgttttgtgtgcaCTCACCTGACAGCAGGTGAGAAAGATGGAGATGAAATAAGAAGGAATGCTGATGTGCATGAAATACATCGAAGAACTcactttcattcattttctgatattgGACTTCCCAGAAGTATCTATGATCATGA aaaaataatttggttGGGCGATCTAAATTATCGCCTTAACTTGTCATATGAAAAAACACGAGAACTTATCTCCAAAAAGGAGTGGTCCAAGTTGTTTGAGAACGACCAG CTTGCACGACAATTTAAGAAAGGTCGTCCATTTGATGGATGGTCTGAGGGTGTTCTGAAGTTTCCACCAACATATAAATATGAGGCTAATTCAGAGAAGTACTACGGTGATGATCCGAAGactgggaggcggactccagCATG GTGTGACCGCATTCTTTCTTATGGCCAAGGAATGAGGTTACTGAGCTATAGAAGGGCTGAACTTAAACTTTCTGATCATCGACCAGTGACTGCCACATATATGGCCGAGGTTGAGGTGTTCTCTTCTAGGAAGCTTCAACGGGCCCTCACATTCACTGATGCAGAGATTGAAAATGAGGAAATCTCAATGGATATGGGTGTTGATGTTGGAATGAACTGCTTAAAATTGGAACAA GATATTTCTGATTGGGAGCGTTGA
- the LOC117637673 gene encoding type IV inositol polyphosphate 5-phosphatase 3 isoform X4 — MKPHSKNQQQLFWPRVVMRKWLNISAKESDYSADTDADSDCDADSDTQEFPQRGRESRFKDIKEDESESDDASEALPRVRRRKSETFRAQYINTKELRVCATTWNVGGEIPPDDLDIDGWLDINEPADFYVIGLQEIVPLNAGNIFGAEDRRPITKWETIIREALDRVRPAASKVKSFSDPPSPSKYKPSGDVPDIEEEMLLQSDSDVGEEVHPLDDEPKDFGDSNDTSITSEIVNVDSQVPDFSDSSKPRMPIGQDLQRQSSSPKRLDRLYCLRTDDCSLDEETSSIQQNRKLTKMLSGSERIGLSWPEPPLNLLSQHLLDRRNSFRTMKSFKSSKSFRTHNSFKSATNDVTPEIALLAEIDLESLMKRKRRSSYVRIVSKQMVGIFLTVWVRRSLRKHIQNVKVSTVGVGVMGYIGNKGSISVSMSVYQTFFCFVCTHLTAGEKDGDEIRRNADVHEIHRRTHFHSFSDIGLPRSIYDHEKIIWLGDLNYRLNLSYEKTRELISKKEWSKLFENDQLARQFKKGRPFDGWSEGVLKFPPTYKYEANSEKYYGDDPKTGRRTPAWCDRILSYGQGMRLLSYRRAELKLSDHRPVTATYMAEVEVFSSRKLQRALTFTDAEIENEEISMDMGVDVGMNCLKLEQDISDWER, encoded by the exons ATGAAGCCCCACTCAAAGAACCAGCAGCag CTCTTCTGGCCCAGAGTCGTCATGCGCAAATGGCTCAACATCTCCGCCAAAGAATCCGATTACAGCGCCGACACCGACGCCGATTCCGACTGTGATGCCGACTCCGATACCCAAG AGTTTCCTCAACGGGGAAGAGAATCAAGGTTTAAAGACATTAAGGAAGATGAGTCTGAGAGTGATGATGCTAGTG AAGCGCTTCCAAGGGTACGAAGACGAAAGTCAGAGACGTTCAGGGCACAGTATATAAACACTAAGGAATTGAG AGTATGTGCTACAACATGGAATGTCGGAGGAGAAATTCCACCTGATGACTTGGATATTGATGGTTGGCTAGATATTAATGAGCCAGCTGACTTTTATGTGATTGG CCTTCAGGAGATTGTACCCTTAAATGCTGGAAATATCTTTGGTGCTGAAGATAGGCGCCCAATCACTAAGTGGGAAACAATTATTCGTGAAGCACTGGATAGAGTTCGACCTGCGGCAAGTAAGGTTAAATCCTTTAGCGATCCTCCATCTCCATCAAAGTATAAGCCATCTGGTGATGTCCCTGATATAGAAGAGGAGATGTTACTCCAAAGTGATAGTGATGTTGGTGAAGAAGTGCATCCATTGGATGACGAACCCAAAGATTTTGGTGACAGCAACGATACGTCAATCACTAGTGAAATAGTGAATGTTGATTCTCAAGTTCCAGACTTTAGTGATAGTAGCAAGCCACGCATGCCAATTGGCCAGGATTTACAAAGGCAAAGTTCTTCTCCAAAGAGATTAGATAGGTTATATTGCTTGAGGACCGATGATTGTTCATTAGATGAAGAAACTTCTAGTATCCAACAAAATCGAAAGTTAACCAAAATGCTTAGTGGGTCTGAAAGGATTGGTTTGAGCTGGCCGGAGCCTCCATTAAACTTGCTATCTCAGCACTTGTTAGACAGACGAAATTCCTTTCGAACAATGAAGTCTTTCAAGTCCTCTAAGTCTTTCAGAACCCACAATTCTTTCAAGTCAGCTACGAATGACGTGACACCAGAAATAGCTCTGCTTGCAGAGATTGATCTTGAGTCTCTAATGAAACGGAAAAGAAGATCATCATATGTAAGGATTGTAAGTAAGCAGATGGTTGGGATTTTCCTCACTGTATGGGTTCGTAGGAGCTTGCGTAAACATATTCAGAATGTAAAGGTGTCTACTGTTGGTGTTGGTGTCATGGGATATATTGGTAACAAG GGATCTATATCTGTCAGCATGTCAGTGTATCAGacgtttttttgttttgtgtgcaCTCACCTGACAGCAGGTGAGAAAGATGGAGATGAAATAAGAAGGAATGCTGATGTGCATGAAATACATCGAAGAACTcactttcattcattttctgatattgGACTTCCCAGAAGTATCTATGATCATGA aaaaataatttggttGGGCGATCTAAATTATCGCCTTAACTTGTCATATGAAAAAACACGAGAACTTATCTCCAAAAAGGAGTGGTCCAAGTTGTTTGAGAACGACCAG CTTGCACGACAATTTAAGAAAGGTCGTCCATTTGATGGATGGTCTGAGGGTGTTCTGAAGTTTCCACCAACATATAAATATGAGGCTAATTCAGAGAAGTACTACGGTGATGATCCGAAGactgggaggcggactccagCATG GTGTGACCGCATTCTTTCTTATGGCCAAGGAATGAGGTTACTGAGCTATAGAAGGGCTGAACTTAAACTTTCTGATCATCGACCAGTGACTGCCACATATATGGCCGAGGTTGAGGTGTTCTCTTCTAGGAAGCTTCAACGGGCCCTCACATTCACTGATGCAGAGATTGAAAATGAGGAAATCTCAATGGATATGGGTGTTGATGTTGGAATGAACTGCTTAAAATTGGAACAA GATATTTCTGATTGGGAGCGTTGA
- the LOC117637673 gene encoding type IV inositol polyphosphate 5-phosphatase 3 isoform X3 produces MHSESQMKPHSKNQQQLFWPRVVMRKWLNISAKESDYSADTDADSDCDADSDTQEFPQRGRESRFKDIKEDESESDDASEALPRVRRRKSETFRAQYINTKELRVCATTWNVGGEIPPDDLDIDGWLDINEPADFYVIGLQEIVPLNAGNIFGAEDRRPITKWETIIREALDRVRPAASKVKSFSDPPSPSKYKPSGDVPDIEEEMLLQSDSDVGEEVHPLDDEPKDFGDSNDTSITSEIVNVDSQVPDFSDSSKPRMPIGQDLQRQSSSPKRLDRLYCLRTDDCSLDEETSSIQQNRKLTKMLSGSERIGLSWPEPPLNLLSQHLLDRRNSFRTMKSFKSSKSFRTHNSFKSATNDVTPEIALLAEIDLESLMKRKRRSSYVRIVSKQMVGIFLTVWVRRSLRKHIQNVKVSTVGVGVMGYIGNKGSISVSMSVYQTFFCFVCTHLTAGEKDGDEIRRNADVHEIHRRTHFHSFSDIGLPRSIYDHEKIIWLGDLNYRLNLSYEKTRELISKKEWSKLFENDQLARQFKKGRPFDGWSEGVLKFPPTYKYEANSEKYYGDDPKTGRRTPAWCDRILSYGQGMRLLSYRRAELKLSDHRPVTATYMAEVEVFSSRKLQRALTFTDAEIENEEISMDMGVDVGMNCLKLEQDISDWER; encoded by the exons ATGCATTCTGAATCACAGATGAAGCCCCACTCAAAGAACCAGCAGCag CTCTTCTGGCCCAGAGTCGTCATGCGCAAATGGCTCAACATCTCCGCCAAAGAATCCGATTACAGCGCCGACACCGACGCCGATTCCGACTGTGATGCCGACTCCGATACCCAAG AGTTTCCTCAACGGGGAAGAGAATCAAGGTTTAAAGACATTAAGGAAGATGAGTCTGAGAGTGATGATGCTAGTG AAGCGCTTCCAAGGGTACGAAGACGAAAGTCAGAGACGTTCAGGGCACAGTATATAAACACTAAGGAATTGAG AGTATGTGCTACAACATGGAATGTCGGAGGAGAAATTCCACCTGATGACTTGGATATTGATGGTTGGCTAGATATTAATGAGCCAGCTGACTTTTATGTGATTGG CCTTCAGGAGATTGTACCCTTAAATGCTGGAAATATCTTTGGTGCTGAAGATAGGCGCCCAATCACTAAGTGGGAAACAATTATTCGTGAAGCACTGGATAGAGTTCGACCTGCGGCAAGTAAGGTTAAATCCTTTAGCGATCCTCCATCTCCATCAAAGTATAAGCCATCTGGTGATGTCCCTGATATAGAAGAGGAGATGTTACTCCAAAGTGATAGTGATGTTGGTGAAGAAGTGCATCCATTGGATGACGAACCCAAAGATTTTGGTGACAGCAACGATACGTCAATCACTAGTGAAATAGTGAATGTTGATTCTCAAGTTCCAGACTTTAGTGATAGTAGCAAGCCACGCATGCCAATTGGCCAGGATTTACAAAGGCAAAGTTCTTCTCCAAAGAGATTAGATAGGTTATATTGCTTGAGGACCGATGATTGTTCATTAGATGAAGAAACTTCTAGTATCCAACAAAATCGAAAGTTAACCAAAATGCTTAGTGGGTCTGAAAGGATTGGTTTGAGCTGGCCGGAGCCTCCATTAAACTTGCTATCTCAGCACTTGTTAGACAGACGAAATTCCTTTCGAACAATGAAGTCTTTCAAGTCCTCTAAGTCTTTCAGAACCCACAATTCTTTCAAGTCAGCTACGAATGACGTGACACCAGAAATAGCTCTGCTTGCAGAGATTGATCTTGAGTCTCTAATGAAACGGAAAAGAAGATCATCATATGTAAGGATTGTAAGTAAGCAGATGGTTGGGATTTTCCTCACTGTATGGGTTCGTAGGAGCTTGCGTAAACATATTCAGAATGTAAAGGTGTCTACTGTTGGTGTTGGTGTCATGGGATATATTGGTAACAAG GGATCTATATCTGTCAGCATGTCAGTGTATCAGacgtttttttgttttgtgtgcaCTCACCTGACAGCAGGTGAGAAAGATGGAGATGAAATAAGAAGGAATGCTGATGTGCATGAAATACATCGAAGAACTcactttcattcattttctgatattgGACTTCCCAGAAGTATCTATGATCATGA aaaaataatttggttGGGCGATCTAAATTATCGCCTTAACTTGTCATATGAAAAAACACGAGAACTTATCTCCAAAAAGGAGTGGTCCAAGTTGTTTGAGAACGACCAG CTTGCACGACAATTTAAGAAAGGTCGTCCATTTGATGGATGGTCTGAGGGTGTTCTGAAGTTTCCACCAACATATAAATATGAGGCTAATTCAGAGAAGTACTACGGTGATGATCCGAAGactgggaggcggactccagCATG GTGTGACCGCATTCTTTCTTATGGCCAAGGAATGAGGTTACTGAGCTATAGAAGGGCTGAACTTAAACTTTCTGATCATCGACCAGTGACTGCCACATATATGGCCGAGGTTGAGGTGTTCTCTTCTAGGAAGCTTCAACGGGCCCTCACATTCACTGATGCAGAGATTGAAAATGAGGAAATCTCAATGGATATGGGTGTTGATGTTGGAATGAACTGCTTAAAATTGGAACAA GATATTTCTGATTGGGAGCGTTGA